A single genomic interval of Terriglobia bacterium harbors:
- a CDS encoding alpha-ketoacid dehydrogenase subunit beta, with amino-acid sequence MPEVTYLEAIRQGIWEEMERDPSVFCIGEDIGVYGGAFKVTEGFVDRFGPERIIDTPIAESAIVGAAFGASLTGMRPVAEFQFMDFIGCAFNQIVNMVAKAHFRWGAPAPLVLRGPSGGGVHGGPFHSQNPEAWFVHVPGLKVVCPATAYDAKGLIKSAIRDNNPVIFFEHKFLYRRIKEELPEGDYTVPLGQARVARQGRHVSVITYAAMVHTALEAAETLAKEGIELEVVDLRTLLPLDREAIAATVKKTNRAIILHEDVRTGGIAGEVAAIINEEAFDWLDAPIVRITSRDTPVPFSPPLEAWFLPNAADVAREARRLMAY; translated from the coding sequence ATGCCAGAAGTCACTTATCTCGAAGCCATTCGCCAGGGGATCTGGGAGGAGATGGAGCGCGATCCCAGCGTCTTCTGCATCGGCGAGGACATCGGCGTTTACGGCGGCGCGTTCAAGGTCACCGAAGGCTTTGTCGACCGCTTCGGGCCGGAGCGCATCATTGACACGCCGATTGCCGAGTCGGCCATCGTGGGCGCGGCCTTCGGCGCGTCGCTCACCGGAATGCGGCCCGTCGCCGAATTCCAGTTCATGGACTTCATCGGCTGCGCCTTCAACCAGATCGTCAACATGGTCGCCAAGGCGCATTTTCGCTGGGGCGCGCCGGCGCCGCTGGTCTTACGCGGGCCCTCCGGCGGCGGCGTGCATGGCGGGCCGTTCCATTCGCAGAATCCCGAGGCGTGGTTTGTGCACGTGCCGGGGCTGAAGGTGGTCTGCCCGGCGACGGCCTATGACGCCAAGGGGCTGATCAAGTCGGCGATCCGCGATAACAATCCCGTCATATTTTTCGAGCACAAATTTCTCTACCGGCGCATCAAAGAAGAGCTGCCCGAAGGCGATTACACGGTCCCGCTCGGCCAAGCTCGCGTGGCGCGCCAAGGGCGGCACGTTTCCGTGATCACCTACGCGGCCATGGTGCATACGGCGCTGGAAGCCGCGGAAACATTGGCGAAAGAAGGCATCGAACTGGAAGTGGTGGACCTGCGCACGCTGCTACCGCTGGACCGCGAAGCGATTGCGGCGACGGTCAAGAAGACCAACCGCGCCATCATCCTGCACGAAGATGTTCGCACCGGCGGCATCGCAGGCGAGGTGGCGGCCATCATTAATGAAGAGGCGTTCGACTGGCTGGACGCGCCCATCGTGCGCATCACCTCGAGGGACACGCCGGTGCCGTTCTCGCCGCCGTTGGAGGCATGGTTTCTGCCGAATGCCGCCGATGTCGCGCGCGAGGCGCGAAGGCTGATGGCGTATTAG